A window of the Lactobacillus gasseri ATCC 33323 = JCM 1131 genome harbors these coding sequences:
- a CDS encoding TetR/AcrR family transcriptional regulator produces MNKYHKKSKKTDQIIESALLKLMDSSDLNKITMNELADMANINRVTIYRHFNDKWAIIEQIEARLFTALKKPHQKMLDQLALKSDNGIEYLTNFLQVFKDNLVTIRILISSHGDLSFSTKLMDHLLEMEGLSHSLMHLQANNDLQELFSYYSISALIGIIRFWTIHPNYSAKEMATFFFKMRNGELTKLS; encoded by the coding sequence TTGAATAAATATCATAAGAAAAGCAAAAAAACTGATCAAATAATAGAATCTGCACTATTAAAATTAATGGATTCAAGTGATTTAAATAAAATTACGATGAATGAATTAGCTGACATGGCAAATATTAATCGTGTTACTATTTATCGCCATTTCAACGATAAATGGGCAATTATTGAGCAGATTGAAGCTAGGCTTTTTACGGCATTAAAAAAACCACATCAGAAAATGCTCGATCAACTAGCATTAAAATCTGATAATGGTATTGAATATCTAACTAATTTTTTACAGGTCTTCAAAGACAACTTAGTAACAATTCGTATTCTGATTTCCAGTCATGGTGACCTAAGTTTCTCAACCAAGTTAATGGACCATTTGTTAGAAATGGAAGGATTGTCACATTCATTGATGCATTTACAAGCAAATAATGACTTACAAGAACTATTTTCTTATTACAGCATTTCTGCATTAATTGGAATTATTCGTTTTTGGACTATCCACCCCAACTATTCAGCCAAAGAAATGGCTACTTTTTTCTTTAAAATGCGAAACGGAGAATTAACAAAACTAAGTTAA
- a CDS encoding NAD(P)-dependent oxidoreductase, translating into MKLFLIGATGRTGSEIVKQALTRNDELVAYVRNPSKLNINDPELTVIKGQLDDVAKMASEMKGCNAVLVTLGNPISNSSGKLFSFAIPDIIKAMDQAKIKRLISLSALGVGTTLANTSYPYRMGAKGFLKGNFSDHEAGESQLKNSDLNWTTVHPGPLFNGKKTENPLVRDADSGYKMPGAPRTYRSDVAQVMLRIIKDRKTFGKQLIMCSKQDK; encoded by the coding sequence ATGAAACTCTTTTTAATTGGTGCTACAGGTAGAACAGGATCTGAAATAGTTAAACAAGCTTTAACACGTAATGATGAATTAGTTGCTTACGTTCGAAATCCGTCAAAGTTAAATATAAATGATCCTGAGCTAACAGTAATTAAAGGACAACTTGATGATGTTGCAAAAATGGCTTCTGAAATGAAGGGATGTAACGCTGTATTAGTAACGTTAGGTAATCCAATTTCTAACAGTAGTGGTAAATTATTTAGTTTTGCAATACCTGATATTATTAAGGCAATGGATCAAGCAAAAATCAAACGATTAATTAGTCTTTCTGCATTAGGTGTTGGTACAACTTTAGCCAATACCAGTTATCCTTACCGTATGGGAGCCAAAGGATTTTTGAAAGGTAATTTTTCTGACCATGAAGCGGGTGAAAGTCAACTTAAGAATTCTGATTTAAACTGGACTACCGTTCATCCTGGTCCGTTGTTTAATGGCAAAAAGACTGAAAATCCTTTAGTTAGGGATGCTGATTCGGGATACAAGATGCCAGGTGCACCTCGAACTTATCGTAGTGATGTAGCGCAGGTGATGTTAAGAATTATCAAGGATCGTAAAACCTTTGGTAAACAGTTAATCATGTGTTCAAAGCAAGATAAATAG
- a CDS encoding cupin domain-containing protein has product MAKNEEEVKNSVFGFGDSNEAFAKFFKGTSYLKPLAESKEAKTAVHNVSFEPGCRNNWHMHSVPQILIAVAGEGWYQEEGKPAQKLVPGDVVIVNPNTKHWHGATKDSWFAHLAIMVGDSKNTWLKPVSDEEYDKLN; this is encoded by the coding sequence ATAGCAAAAAATGAAGAAGAAGTAAAAAATAGTGTTTTTGGCTTTGGTGATTCAAATGAGGCCTTTGCTAAGTTTTTTAAGGGAACTAGTTATCTTAAGCCATTAGCAGAAAGTAAAGAAGCTAAGACTGCGGTTCATAATGTGAGCTTTGAACCAGGATGCCGCAACAATTGGCACATGCACTCAGTTCCACAAATTTTAATTGCAGTTGCTGGTGAAGGGTGGTATCAAGAAGAAGGTAAGCCTGCACAAAAGTTGGTTCCAGGTGATGTTGTAATTGTAAACCCTAATACTAAGCATTGGCATGGAGCTACTAAAGATTCGTGGTTTGCACACTTAGCAATCATGGTAGGAGATAGTAAGAATACATGGCTTAAACCGGTTTCTGATGAAGAATATGACAAACTAAATTAA
- the bsh gene encoding choloylglycine hydrolase, with translation MCTSILYSPKDHYFGRNLDYEIAYGQKVVITPRNYEFKFANLPAEKSHYAMIGIAAVANNTPLYCDAINEKGLGVAGLSFAGQGKYFPVVEDKKNIASFEFISYILATYETVDQVKENLTDVNISDVSFSKNTPASELHWLVGDKTGKSIVVESDEKGLHVYDNPVNALTNAPLFPQQLTNLANYAAVVPGQPNNDFLPGVDLKMYSRSLGTHHLPGGMDSESRFVKVCFALNHAPKDSDEVESVTNFFHILQSVEQVKGMDEVGPNIFEYTMYTSCMNLEKGILYFNCYDDSRISAVDMNKEDLSSSDLIVFDLFKKQDISFIN, from the coding sequence ATGTGTACATCAATTTTATATAGTCCCAAAGACCACTATTTTGGTAGAAACTTAGATTATGAAATTGCTTATGGTCAAAAAGTGGTTATTACACCAAGAAATTATGAATTTAAGTTTGCCAATTTACCAGCTGAAAAATCACATTATGCAATGATTGGCATAGCTGCTGTAGCAAATAATACCCCACTATATTGCGATGCGATTAATGAAAAGGGTTTGGGAGTAGCTGGTTTAAGTTTTGCTGGACAAGGAAAGTATTTTCCAGTAGTAGAAGATAAGAAAAACATTGCTTCATTTGAATTTATTTCTTATATATTAGCTACTTATGAAACTGTTGATCAGGTTAAAGAAAATTTGACTGATGTTAATATTTCTGATGTGAGTTTTTCTAAAAATACACCAGCTTCAGAACTTCATTGGCTAGTAGGAGATAAGACCGGTAAGAGTATCGTTGTTGAGTCAGATGAAAAAGGTTTACATGTTTATGATAATCCAGTTAATGCTTTGACGAACGCACCGTTATTCCCGCAGCAGTTAACTAATTTGGCAAATTATGCTGCAGTTGTTCCCGGCCAACCTAATAATGATTTTTTACCTGGAGTTGATCTTAAGATGTATAGCCGCAGCTTAGGAACTCATCATTTACCTGGTGGAATGGATTCAGAATCACGTTTTGTTAAAGTATGTTTTGCTTTGAATCATGCACCAAAAGATAGTGATGAGGTAGAAAGTGTTACTAATTTTTTCCATATTTTGCAGTCTGTTGAACAGGTAAAAGGGATGGATGAAGTTGGTCCTAATATTTTTGAATACACCATGTATACTAGTTGTATGAATCTTGAAAAGGGTATTTTGTACTTCAATTGTTATGATGACAGTAGAATTAGTGCTGTAGACATGAACAAGGAAGATTTGAGTTCATCAGACTTGATCGTGTTTGACTTGTTCAAGAAACAGGATATTAGTTTTATAAATTAA
- a CDS encoding aldo/keto reductase, translating into MKQLTLNNDVKIPIFGFGTYEISPDQTKQAVLSAFEEGYRLIDTAQYYQNEQQVGEAVKASGLNRDEVFITTKTMTDGYEDTKIGLDESLRRIGLDYFDLVLIHWPMGHDIDTWHALEAAYKAGKTRAIGISNFNSRQTLDLIHQSSVRPMVDQIETHLFLQQWKMHEFLEKENIVHESYSPLGNGQQNLISNPVLKEISEKYGKSPIQVILRYLVQNDVVTIPRSTNPAHIKSNIDIFDFELDNDDLKRLRVLDERKPIDGWPAEMREDEDY; encoded by the coding sequence ATGAAGCAATTAACATTAAATAATGACGTTAAAATTCCAATTTTTGGTTTTGGAACTTATGAAATTAGTCCTGATCAAACAAAGCAAGCAGTATTATCAGCTTTTGAAGAAGGTTATCGCTTAATTGATACGGCGCAATATTATCAAAATGAACAACAAGTTGGCGAAGCGGTGAAAGCAAGCGGTCTAAATCGTGATGAGGTGTTTATCACAACTAAAACGATGACTGATGGTTATGAAGATACTAAGATTGGTTTAGATGAATCATTGAGAAGAATTGGACTAGATTATTTTGACCTGGTTTTAATTCACTGGCCGATGGGACATGATATTGATACTTGGCATGCACTGGAAGCAGCATATAAAGCAGGAAAGACGCGCGCAATTGGAATTAGTAATTTTAATAGTCGCCAAACTTTAGATCTAATTCACCAAAGTAGTGTCCGTCCAATGGTTGATCAAATTGAAACTCATTTATTTTTGCAGCAATGGAAGATGCACGAATTTTTAGAAAAAGAAAATATTGTGCACGAAAGTTATAGTCCGCTTGGTAATGGTCAGCAAAATCTAATAAGTAATCCAGTTTTAAAAGAAATTAGCGAAAAATATGGGAAATCACCAATTCAAGTAATTTTGCGTTACTTGGTTCAAAACGATGTTGTAACTATTCCGCGTTCAACTAATCCAGCTCATATTAAGTCAAATATTGATATCTTTGATTTTGAATTAGATAATGATGATCTTAAGAGATTACGCGTTTTAGACGAACGTAAGCCAATTGATGGTTGGCCTGCAGAAATGCGTGAAGATGAAGATTATTAA
- the mgtA gene encoding magnesium-translocating P-type ATPase, with product MLKFNSKDRVVTNATLAKQIARQEKNEVLKQLHTTINGLNPVQAKQRLGQDGLNEVSNKEHHPKLHFLIDAFMTPFTGVLLFLAGLSFLTNYVFVPADQKDLSTVIIMIMMVLISGITSFIQNVKTSDAVDSLLNMVSVTTNVKRAGEDKELPTKDVVVGDIINLAAGDLVPADMYLLKSKDLFCSASSLNGESSPVEKMADQKPKESDNYLDYPNILYEGTNIVSGSGMGVVFATGDKTVFGNLARTLAQNKNKETTFDIGIKNVSKILLIMTAVIAPLVFLINGLTKGDWLNALIFAIATAVGLTPEMLPVIVTSNLVKGSIEMAKHETIVKRMNSIQNFGSADILCTDKTGTLTQDKVVLERHYNLNLEEKSKVLELSYLNSYYQTGMKDLIDKAVIDAAQGELDTKKINQNYQKIDEIPFDFKRRRMSVVVMNQQHEHILVTKGAAEEMLACSNRVEIDGSISPLDEDQRQKILTEIDEMNQDGLRVVLLGYKENPAPVGEFSIDDENELILVGFLAFLDPPKDSAKAALTALKEDGIAVKILTGDNEAVTRNVGKQVGLNIDRVYQGKDLENKTDAELKQMVQACNVFVKLSPQQKAQIIDLLRQDGHTVAYMGDGINDAPAMKAADVAISVDTAVDIAKKSADIILLHKDLMILEKGVQIGRQVFGNTMKYIKITLSSNFGNILSILVASSFLPFLPMLPIQLLILDLMYGTSCLSIPFDTMNKHYLSEPRKWSTKKLPKFMFYFGPTSSIFDIITFALLFFVVCPQVIGTSYVAAGATQKLIFSAIFCTGWFIESLWTQEMVIHALRDPKLPFIKQHATAIVTWATIGMAVVGTVLPFITPIAKAIKFGPIPMYFLAIVFLLLILYIALTTLVKKWYLNSEKYLI from the coding sequence ATGTTAAAATTCAACTCTAAAGATCGCGTAGTAACTAATGCGACTTTGGCTAAGCAAATTGCTAGACAAGAAAAAAATGAAGTCTTAAAGCAATTGCATACAACAATTAATGGATTAAATCCAGTTCAAGCAAAGCAACGTTTAGGGCAAGATGGCTTAAATGAGGTCTCGAATAAAGAACATCATCCAAAATTACATTTTCTAATCGATGCTTTTATGACACCTTTTACAGGCGTGTTGTTATTTTTAGCAGGTTTATCTTTTTTAACTAACTATGTCTTTGTGCCAGCTGATCAAAAAGATCTGAGTACCGTAATTATCATGATTATGATGGTTCTGATTTCAGGAATTACTAGTTTTATTCAAAATGTAAAAACAAGTGATGCGGTTGATTCATTGCTAAATATGGTTTCTGTAACTACAAATGTTAAACGAGCTGGCGAAGATAAAGAATTACCAACTAAAGATGTAGTAGTTGGCGATATTATTAATTTAGCTGCTGGAGATTTAGTGCCAGCAGATATGTATTTGTTAAAGAGTAAAGACTTATTTTGTTCAGCGAGCTCATTAAATGGTGAGTCAAGTCCAGTTGAAAAGATGGCAGATCAGAAGCCAAAAGAAAGTGATAATTACTTAGATTATCCAAATATCCTTTATGAAGGAACAAATATTGTTTCTGGTTCTGGAATGGGCGTCGTTTTTGCTACAGGTGATAAAACCGTTTTTGGAAATCTGGCCCGTACTCTTGCTCAGAATAAAAACAAAGAGACAACTTTTGACATTGGAATTAAAAATGTTTCTAAAATATTACTAATCATGACAGCTGTAATTGCACCACTAGTGTTTTTGATTAATGGTTTAACTAAAGGCGATTGGCTAAATGCATTAATTTTTGCTATCGCAACGGCTGTTGGTCTGACGCCGGAAATGTTGCCAGTTATCGTGACTAGCAATTTAGTTAAGGGGTCTATTGAAATGGCTAAGCATGAAACCATTGTTAAAAGAATGAATTCAATCCAAAACTTTGGCTCAGCTGATATTCTTTGCACTGATAAGACTGGTACCTTAACACAAGATAAAGTGGTTTTGGAACGACACTATAATTTAAACTTAGAAGAAAAGTCAAAAGTATTAGAGCTTTCATACTTGAATAGTTATTATCAAACAGGGATGAAAGATTTAATTGATAAAGCAGTTATTGACGCTGCTCAAGGAGAACTAGATACAAAGAAAATTAATCAAAACTACCAAAAGATTGATGAAATACCTTTTGATTTTAAGAGAAGACGCATGAGCGTTGTCGTTATGAACCAGCAACACGAACATATTTTGGTAACTAAAGGTGCTGCTGAAGAAATGCTTGCTTGTTCTAATAGAGTAGAAATAGATGGTTCAATAAGTCCACTTGATGAAGATCAACGTCAGAAAATTTTAACTGAAATTGATGAGATGAATCAGGATGGTTTACGTGTTGTTCTTTTAGGATATAAAGAAAATCCAGCTCCTGTTGGTGAATTTAGCATTGATGATGAGAATGAATTAATCTTAGTTGGATTTTTAGCATTTTTAGATCCACCAAAAGACAGTGCTAAAGCAGCATTGACTGCCTTAAAAGAAGATGGCATTGCAGTCAAAATTTTAACTGGAGATAATGAAGCAGTTACGCGAAATGTAGGAAAGCAAGTAGGTTTAAATATTGATCGAGTTTATCAGGGAAAAGACCTTGAAAATAAGACTGACGCTGAATTAAAACAAATGGTGCAAGCATGCAATGTTTTTGTGAAATTATCCCCACAACAAAAAGCTCAAATTATTGACTTACTTAGACAAGATGGTCATACCGTAGCTTATATGGGAGATGGAATCAATGATGCTCCTGCAATGAAAGCGGCAGATGTTGCTATCTCAGTTGATACAGCGGTGGACATTGCTAAAAAGTCAGCAGATATAATTTTGCTCCACAAAGATTTAATGATTTTAGAAAAGGGAGTACAAATTGGCCGTCAAGTATTTGGCAATACGATGAAATATATTAAAATTACGCTTTCTTCTAATTTTGGTAATATTTTATCAATTTTAGTAGCTTCTTCATTTTTGCCATTCCTACCAATGCTTCCAATTCAACTTTTAATTTTAGACTTGATGTATGGAACTAGTTGCCTATCTATTCCATTTGATACTATGAATAAGCATTATTTATCAGAGCCTAGAAAGTGGAGTACAAAGAAGCTACCGAAGTTTATGTTCTACTTTGGTCCAACGTCCTCTATTTTTGATATCATAACTTTTGCTTTGCTTTTCTTTGTGGTTTGTCCGCAAGTAATTGGAACTAGTTATGTAGCAGCTGGCGCAACGCAAAAATTAATTTTCTCAGCCATCTTTTGTACAGGGTGGTTTATTGAATCACTTTGGACCCAAGAAATGGTTATTCATGCACTTAGAGATCCCAAATTACCATTTATTAAGCAACATGCTACAGCAATTGTTACTTGGGCAACAATCGGTATGGCAGTGGTGGGAACTGTCTTACCATTTATTACACCAATAGCTAAAGCAATAAAATTTGGCCCAATTCCAATGTACTTTTTAGCAATTGTATTTCTTTTGTTAATCTTATATATTGCTTTAACTACTTTAGTAAAGAAGTGGTATTTGAATTCAGAAAAATATTTGATTTAA
- a CDS encoding ATP-binding cassette domain-containing protein — translation MNFKDFIKTNYFRFIYMNILSVISGAAVIGAGYVQMYFLTDVKNKDWRGILVTVLLMGLLYIGTQGMIYYIQFEIRIQEEEYNQQIRNKLARHYFLDQRNHKVADVQNRMTNDLEMVRTNFFDWYIIIPFYGAIFVSALIALLSINWMIFLVSIVVDVISYFIPKLIQKKMEQATTNVSKQNKYYLDVLAKWFSGLEELRRYFAGAKLFKIGEQASNKVENAHIKQTAAQQELIVLSGFCNLVGQMLLLSLTAFFITKNAIIFGAIMSVQNFAANVSIGLQQVIEGLSFMKSSKELMGEISRYSSVINKNEADGEEPPLAFTTKNLSLNFPNGEKLTFPDINVKPGEKILLSGDSGAGKSTLFKLILGELKASTGKVEFQNATGDTIIPDMSRIGYIPQDPNLFPGTIKENITMFNDQLDSRVEKTVNEVNFNKDIKKFKNGINEELDLDKINISGGQRQKIVLARAKIHDSDIILIDEGTSAIDQKATMNILEKLLNSKATLVFIAHNFNEHMRQMFDREIYLSKE, via the coding sequence ATGAACTTTAAAGATTTTATAAAGACGAATTACTTCAGATTTATTTACATGAATATCTTGTCAGTAATTTCTGGTGCTGCTGTCATTGGCGCGGGATATGTACAAATGTACTTTTTAACCGATGTTAAAAACAAAGATTGGCGTGGAATATTGGTTACTGTCCTTTTGATGGGGCTTTTGTATATTGGCACTCAGGGGATGATCTACTACATTCAATTTGAAATTCGAATTCAAGAAGAAGAATATAATCAACAGATCCGCAATAAACTTGCCAGGCATTATTTCCTAGATCAAAGAAATCACAAAGTTGCTGATGTGCAAAATAGAATGACTAATGATCTTGAAATGGTTAGAACAAATTTCTTTGATTGGTATATTATAATTCCATTTTATGGGGCAATCTTTGTATCAGCTTTAATAGCACTATTGTCCATTAATTGGATGATTTTTCTAGTAAGTATTGTAGTTGATGTTATTTCTTATTTTATTCCAAAACTAATTCAAAAAAAGATGGAGCAAGCCACAACCAATGTTTCCAAGCAAAACAAATATTATCTTGATGTTTTGGCAAAATGGTTTTCTGGCCTTGAAGAATTAAGAAGATACTTTGCTGGTGCAAAACTATTTAAAATTGGTGAGCAGGCTTCAAATAAAGTAGAGAACGCACATATTAAACAAACAGCTGCTCAGCAAGAATTAATTGTTTTAAGTGGTTTTTGTAACTTAGTTGGACAAATGTTATTACTTTCATTAACTGCATTTTTTATTACAAAAAATGCTATTATCTTTGGTGCTATCATGTCCGTTCAGAACTTTGCAGCTAATGTTTCAATTGGTTTGCAGCAAGTAATTGAAGGTTTAAGTTTTATGAAATCTTCTAAAGAGTTGATGGGAGAAATTAGTCGTTACTCTTCTGTCATTAATAAGAATGAAGCAGATGGGGAAGAACCCCCTCTTGCCTTTACTACTAAAAATTTGTCATTAAATTTTCCAAATGGAGAAAAGCTAACATTTCCAGATATTAATGTTAAGCCTGGAGAAAAGATCTTATTAAGTGGAGATTCTGGTGCTGGAAAATCAACCTTGTTTAAGCTGATTTTAGGTGAATTAAAAGCAAGTACGGGTAAAGTTGAATTTCAAAACGCAACCGGAGACACAATAATCCCCGATATGTCGAGAATCGGTTATATCCCACAAGACCCGAATCTATTTCCTGGTACAATTAAAGAAAATATTACTATGTTTAATGATCAATTAGATAGTCGAGTGGAGAAAACTGTCAATGAAGTTAATTTCAATAAAGATATTAAAAAATTTAAAAATGGAATTAATGAAGAACTTGATTTAGATAAAATTAATATTTCGGGTGGTCAAAGACAAAAGATCGTTTTGGCGAGAGCAAAAATTCATGATAGTGATATCATCTTGATTGACGAAGGAACTAGCGCAATTGATCAAAAAGCAACAATGAATATCTTGGAAAAATTGCTTAATAGTAAAGCAACACTTGTATTTATTGCTCATAATTTTAACGAACATATGCGGCAGATGTTTGATCGAGAAATTTATTTAAGTAAAGAGTAA
- a CDS encoding glycoside hydrolase family 2 TIM barrel-domain containing protein, whose translation MWSQEYQNEYYQMYFDIFKKYPFICGELVWNFADFKTSKGIMRVGGNDKGIFTRDRELKDIAFTLKKRWQQLN comes from the coding sequence ATGTGGAGCCAAGAATATCAAAATGAATATTATCAAATGTATTTTGATATATTTAAGAAATATCCATTTATTTGTGGCGAATTAGTTTGGAACTTTGCTGACTTTAAGACGAGTAAAGGAATTATGCGTGTTGGTGGCAACGATAAAGGAATTTTTACTCGCGATCGTGAACTTAAAGATATTGCCTTTACCTTGAAAAAGAGATGGCAACAACTAAATTAA
- a CDS encoding ATP-binding cassette domain-containing protein: MSIKKLFKSNKKLFILIFFMVFIGMAIDSLSQYLMTPAYNYLRNMNLLGFILFMCLALGCDAVRLGLISGSDYLYSKETQNYLHQIRKKISRYFFKNEISQTAKVQNSMVANLDQLTTKYLVPIKNSFMYFLAVVFSIGILFSFNWILVVVTIILTIISLLLPKVFEKMTSSATVTVTKKNEKFLNILDKWIKGLDELRRYASFDIFTNSINNGAKEYKKAAIHQGATIAIADLATALVNIGGQMLLLGLCAYLYLQGEIAFGAVITTGQFSSTIMDGVAAFVAQWNLIKSAKGLNKEILELEQPVEIAQDQHDAQKVAKVEIKDLALQFKNGEKISYPDLTFNKGEKVLITGDSGSGKSTLFKLILNKLTPSKGTIRFIDQDGKEIHLNPDEIGYLAQDSTLFPDTLENNITMFNSELNNQVKQATEKVDFDKDIKKFPEGLATQVDLDKNNLSGGQKQKLVLARALVHNSPWLFIDEGTSAIDSKSTKHILQHLLTTDGSVIMIAHNFSNELVSMFDRVVKLDDGGTNQ, encoded by the coding sequence ATGAGCATAAAAAAACTATTTAAATCAAATAAAAAATTATTTATTCTGATTTTCTTTATGGTTTTTATAGGAATGGCAATTGACTCATTATCACAATATTTAATGACGCCAGCATATAATTATTTAAGAAATATGAATTTATTAGGCTTTATTCTGTTTATGTGTTTAGCTTTAGGCTGTGACGCTGTCAGACTTGGGCTAATATCGGGATCAGATTATTTATATAGTAAAGAAACACAGAATTATTTACATCAAATACGTAAAAAAATTAGTCGCTATTTCTTTAAAAACGAGATTAGCCAGACTGCAAAAGTACAAAATAGTATGGTTGCCAATCTTGATCAACTGACTACTAAGTACTTAGTTCCGATTAAAAATAGTTTTATGTATTTTTTAGCGGTAGTTTTCTCAATTGGAATCCTATTTTCTTTTAATTGGATTTTAGTTGTTGTGACCATAATTTTAACTATTATTTCATTATTATTACCTAAAGTCTTTGAAAAAATGACTTCTTCGGCAACAGTTACTGTTACGAAGAAAAATGAAAAATTTCTCAATATCTTAGATAAGTGGATAAAAGGCCTAGATGAACTAAGAAGATATGCTAGTTTCGATATTTTTACCAATTCAATTAATAATGGCGCAAAAGAGTACAAGAAAGCTGCAATTCATCAGGGAGCGACCATTGCAATTGCTGATTTGGCTACAGCGCTTGTAAATATCGGCGGTCAAATGCTGCTTCTAGGTTTATGTGCTTACCTATATTTACAGGGGGAAATTGCTTTTGGTGCTGTAATTACTACTGGACAATTTAGTTCAACAATTATGGATGGTGTAGCAGCATTTGTTGCTCAATGGAATTTAATTAAGTCAGCTAAAGGATTAAATAAAGAAATTCTTGAACTAGAACAGCCAGTTGAAATAGCCCAGGACCAACATGATGCTCAAAAAGTTGCGAAGGTAGAGATAAAAGATTTAGCCTTACAATTTAAGAATGGCGAAAAGATTTCATATCCTGATTTAACTTTCAATAAAGGTGAAAAAGTTCTAATAACTGGCGATAGCGGAAGCGGAAAGTCTACCTTATTTAAATTGATCTTAAATAAACTCACTCCAAGTAAAGGTACAATTCGTTTTATTGATCAGGATGGTAAGGAAATACATTTAAATCCGGATGAAATTGGATATTTGGCACAAGACAGCACACTCTTTCCAGACACGCTTGAAAATAATATCACTATGTTTAATTCTGAGCTTAATAATCAAGTAAAACAAGCAACTGAAAAAGTTGATTTTGATAAGGATATTAAAAAATTCCCTGAGGGACTCGCTACACAAGTTGATTTAGATAAGAACAATCTATCTGGTGGTCAAAAGCAAAAATTAGTCTTAGCTAGAGCCTTAGTCCATAATTCTCCCTGGCTTTTTATTGACGAGGGCACTAGTGCAATTGATAGCAAATCTACGAAGCATATCTTGCAACATCTTTTAACTACAGATGGTTCTGTAATTATGATTGCACATAACTTTTCTAACGAATTAGTTTCAATGTTTGATCGGGTAGTAAAACTAGATGATGGGGGCACTAATCAATGA
- a CDS encoding alpha/beta hydrolase family protein, translating into MTEIFKKHWSEYKYSKNMLQDALIKHVMDLMPYRMSDEGEVLEIIMNIKESDEQSWINAWSNMAANLQNRAHKFEKAGKLISAGSSYLRASTYWRVSLMYFGDWQDPRMQEFSQRSKDCYDRALELNGYPGEAIRIPYENTYLPGHFYRSPFAKNKKAPLLIVIPGRDTWADDTIWVTDAAIKRGIHALTFDGPGQGMALRLQDLKFRPDFGNVLGPVIDFAQKQEEVDSEQIGAMGMSFGGFLVARGAAFDNRLKFIISDPGNMNWGGMIAKRLEKALKIPAMIRPNMIDFVLKDYEWKHGANNKTIINELKKFDNTKIVQNIKTKTLVLDGSAEVTHGAAKKFYDALTCPKDYLLFDENSTAQQHTQMGGYATGTEYIMNWIEDNF; encoded by the coding sequence ATGACAGAAATCTTTAAGAAACATTGGTCAGAATATAAATATAGTAAAAACATGTTGCAAGATGCATTAATCAAGCATGTGATGGATTTAATGCCATATCGCATGAGCGATGAAGGTGAAGTCTTAGAAATCATTATGAATATTAAAGAAAGTGATGAACAAAGCTGGATTAATGCCTGGAGTAATATGGCAGCAAACTTACAGAACCGTGCGCATAAGTTTGAAAAAGCCGGCAAATTAATTAGTGCTGGTAGTAGTTATCTGCGGGCTTCTACTTATTGGCGTGTATCCCTAATGTATTTTGGTGATTGGCAGGACCCTAGAATGCAAGAATTTTCTCAAAGAAGTAAAGACTGTTATGACCGTGCTTTAGAGTTAAATGGTTATCCTGGTGAAGCAATAAGAATTCCTTATGAAAATACTTATTTACCAGGTCATTTTTACCGCTCGCCGTTTGCTAAAAATAAAAAGGCACCATTATTAATCGTAATTCCAGGACGGGATACTTGGGCAGATGATACAATTTGGGTTACTGACGCGGCAATTAAGCGCGGAATTCATGCCCTAACTTTTGATGGACCTGGACAAGGGATGGCATTAAGACTGCAAGACTTAAAGTTTAGACCAGACTTTGGAAATGTTTTAGGACCAGTTATTGATTTCGCTCAAAAACAAGAGGAAGTTGATTCAGAACAAATCGGAGCAATGGGTATGAGCTTTGGCGGCTTTTTAGTAGCGCGTGGTGCAGCTTTTGATAATCGATTAAAGTTTATTATTTCAGATCCTGGTAATATGAATTGGGGTGGCATGATTGCTAAACGGTTAGAAAAAGCACTTAAAATACCAGCGATGATTCGACCTAATATGATTGACTTTGTTTTAAAAGACTATGAATGGAAGCATGGAGCAAATAATAAAACTATAATTAACGAATTAAAGAAATTTGATAATACAAAAATTGTACAAAATATTAAAACTAAAACTTTAGTTTTAGATGGTTCCGCAGAGGTTACTCATGGAGCAGCGAAAAAGTTTTATGATGCTTTAACCTGTCCTAAGGACTACTTACTGTTTGATGAAAATTCAACTGCTCAGCAACATACGCAAATGGGTGGCTATGCAACTGGAACTGAATATATTATGAATTGGATTGAAGACAATTTTTAG